In a genomic window of Cytobacillus sp. FSL H8-0458:
- a CDS encoding YuzF family protein, translating to MANNNMLSFYDPYVYQTLTTIVGNIVTVQTMRGSVRGSLKNVFPDHIVVESNGTPFFIRTQQIIWIFPG from the coding sequence ATGGCAAACAACAACATGTTAAGCTTCTATGACCCCTATGTTTATCAGACATTAACAACAATTGTTGGTAATATAGTTACCGTTCAAACCATGAGGGGAAGCGTTCGTGGCTCCTTGAAAAATGTTTTTCCAGATCACATTGTTGTAGAATCTAACGGAACTCCCTTTTTTATTCGTACCCAGCAGATTATTTGGATTTTTCCTGGTTAA
- a CDS encoding alpha/beta hydrolase: MKHIFNKGKDLTKPTLLLLHGTGGNELDLLPLAGRIDDEASVLSVRGNVLENGMPRFFRRLAEGVFDEEDLIFRTQELNEFLDEAAVKYEFDRDNIIAVGYSNGANIAASLLFHYQDALRGAILHHPMVPRKGIELPDLTGKSVFIAAGTNDPICSPMESVELKTLLESANAKVELHWENRGHQLTIEEVEAATQWYRKL; this comes from the coding sequence ATGAAACACATTTTTAATAAGGGGAAAGATTTAACAAAGCCAACCTTGCTACTGCTTCATGGAACTGGAGGGAATGAATTAGATTTATTGCCTTTAGCAGGAAGAATCGATGATGAAGCTTCTGTATTAAGTGTTCGTGGAAACGTACTAGAAAATGGAATGCCAAGATTTTTTAGAAGATTGGCTGAAGGAGTCTTTGATGAAGAGGATTTAATATTCCGAACACAAGAATTAAACGAGTTTCTTGACGAAGCAGCAGTAAAATATGAATTTGATCGAGATAATATAATCGCTGTTGGTTACTCCAATGGAGCAAATATTGCAGCAAGTCTATTATTCCATTATCAAGATGCTTTAAGAGGTGCTATTCTTCATCATCCAATGGTACCTAGAAAAGGTATTGAACTACCAGATTTAACAGGTAAATCTGTATTTATTGCGGCAGGAACAAATGATCCTATCTGTTCACCGATGGAATCTGTGGAGTTAAAAACACTATTGGAAAGCGCCAACGCAAAGGTGGAACTTCATTGGGAAAATAGAGGTCATCAATTAACAATAGAAGAAGTAGAAGCTGCCACGCAATGGTACCGAAAGTTATAA
- a CDS encoding flavin reductase family protein, with amino-acid sequence MLSIDPNQNTERENYKFLIGSIIPRPIAFVTTKSKDGILNGAPFSYFNIVSSHPPMISLSIQRSMGKQKDTARNITESKEFVVHIVDDQNVEKVNLTAASLPPDESEIEIAKLTPVESVKVSVPGVKEAKIRMECVLEQSLELGGVDSPGCDFIIAKVVQFHIESNIYENGRIDPKGLAAVSRLAGTNYAKIGEMFSIERPK; translated from the coding sequence TTGCTTTCGATTGATCCAAATCAAAATACCGAAAGAGAAAACTATAAGTTTTTAATAGGAAGTATAATTCCTAGACCGATTGCTTTTGTTACAACGAAATCAAAGGATGGCATCTTAAACGGTGCCCCTTTTAGTTACTTTAATATCGTATCCTCCCATCCTCCAATGATTTCCTTATCGATACAACGATCAATGGGGAAACAGAAGGATACAGCCAGAAATATCACCGAATCAAAAGAATTCGTTGTTCATATTGTTGATGATCAAAATGTTGAAAAAGTGAATCTAACTGCTGCAAGTCTTCCACCTGATGAGAGTGAAATTGAAATAGCAAAATTAACTCCTGTTGAAAGTGTAAAGGTATCAGTGCCAGGTGTAAAAGAAGCCAAAATTCGAATGGAGTGTGTATTGGAACAATCTTTAGAATTGGGTGGTGTTGATTCTCCAGGGTGTGATTTTATCATAGCGAAAGTGGTTCAATTTCACATTGAAAGTAATATTTACGAAAACGGAAGAATCGATCCGAAGGGACTCGCAGCTGTTAGTCGGTTAGCAGGGACGAACTATGCCAAAATTGGTGAGATGTTTTCCATAGAAAGACCCAAATAA
- a CDS encoding ABC transporter substrate-binding protein encodes MKKMLAILASSALLMLAACGSGNEETSGEASEKKTVKIGITQIVEHPSLDSAREGFIAALKDAGYEEGKNLKIDFQNAQGDMNNNMSIAQNLVADKNDLILTIATASAQSVVQSTKDIPILFTAITDPVGAELVESMEKPGGNATGTSDTHPDAIKNTIDSIKTFVPDAKKVGIIYNDGEPNSVVNVKHAKEAIEAAGLEAVETTISTSSEVKQAAESLVGRADVFYIPKDNTVVSALESVLNVANEKDIPAFVGESDSVKRGGFASYGFEYHDLGYSTGQMAVEILEGKKPSEIPVGYPESLELVINKKAAEEQGITLTEEMLKDAKVVGE; translated from the coding sequence ATGAAAAAGATGTTGGCCATCCTGGCAAGCAGTGCCTTGCTGATGCTTGCTGCCTGCGGTTCAGGAAATGAGGAAACCAGCGGGGAAGCTTCTGAAAAGAAAACGGTTAAAATCGGCATCACGCAAATTGTCGAGCATCCATCACTGGATTCTGCGAGAGAAGGGTTTATTGCCGCACTGAAAGATGCGGGCTATGAAGAAGGAAAAAATCTTAAAATTGACTTCCAGAACGCCCAGGGGGATATGAACAATAATATGTCCATCGCCCAGAACCTGGTCGCGGACAAGAATGATTTGATCCTCACCATCGCTACCGCCAGTGCCCAATCGGTTGTGCAATCCACAAAGGATATTCCGATCCTGTTTACAGCCATCACCGATCCTGTTGGAGCTGAGCTTGTGGAAAGCATGGAAAAGCCGGGCGGGAATGCCACGGGTACATCTGATACACATCCGGATGCCATCAAAAATACAATTGACTCTATCAAAACATTTGTACCTGATGCTAAGAAGGTCGGCATCATATACAATGACGGGGAACCAAACTCAGTAGTAAATGTTAAGCATGCAAAAGAAGCTATCGAGGCGGCGGGCCTGGAAGCGGTTGAAACGACTATCTCAACAAGCTCCGAGGTGAAGCAGGCTGCTGAATCCTTAGTGGGGCGTGCTGATGTGTTTTACATCCCTAAGGACAATACTGTGGTTTCTGCCCTTGAATCTGTGCTGAACGTCGCCAATGAAAAAGACATTCCAGCTTTTGTTGGGGAAAGTGATTCGGTTAAACGGGGCGGCTTTGCCTCCTACGGTTTTGAATATCATGATTTGGGATACTCCACAGGCCAAATGGCTGTTGAAATCCTTGAAGGCAAAAAGCCGAGTGAGATTCCTGTCGGCTACCCGGAAAGCCTTGAGCTGGTGATTAACAAAAAAGCAGCAGAGGAGCAGGGGATTACTCTGACAGAGGAAATGCTGAAGGATGCTAAGGTGGTTGGGGAATAA
- a CDS encoding ring-cleaving dioxygenase, with protein sequence MQKTAGIHHITAMVNDAQRNIDFYAGVLGLRLVKKTINFDRTEVYHLYFGNYTGQPGTVITFFPWAKQLKGRIGMGQVGTTSYMIPMGSMEFWKNRLDRFGIEYSSSVRFGERYLTLNDPDGLQLELIERGDGPVNHWTFGEIQSENAIKGFAGATLISAQPNKTAEVLENVLGLECVGDEEGFLRFTSEALLGNTIDIKLTPSVRGLMGAGTVHHIAWRAKDDEELLRWRLLLIDKGLYPTEVRDRNYFKAIYFHEEGGILFEIATDPPGFTVDEPINDLGEKLMLPSWLESKREELETSLPNVEARVLEGDQS encoded by the coding sequence TTGCAAAAAACGGCAGGTATTCATCATATAACGGCGATGGTAAATGATGCCCAAAGAAATATTGATTTTTATGCAGGGGTACTAGGGTTAAGGCTTGTAAAAAAAACCATCAATTTTGATCGCACTGAAGTATATCATCTTTATTTTGGGAACTATACAGGTCAACCAGGAACAGTTATTACATTTTTCCCTTGGGCTAAACAACTAAAGGGGCGTATTGGTATGGGACAGGTTGGTACAACTAGTTACATGATTCCAATGGGGTCGATGGAATTTTGGAAAAATAGATTGGATCGATTTGGAATAGAATATAGCTCATCTGTGCGGTTTGGAGAAAGGTATCTGACATTAAATGATCCAGATGGTCTCCAATTAGAATTGATAGAGAGAGGAGATGGACCAGTTAATCACTGGACCTTTGGGGAGATTCAATCAGAGAATGCAATAAAAGGATTTGCTGGAGCAACTTTAATTTCAGCTCAACCAAATAAAACGGCTGAAGTTCTTGAAAATGTGTTGGGACTCGAATGTGTTGGAGATGAAGAAGGATTTCTAAGATTTACATCGGAAGCACTACTAGGAAACACAATTGATATAAAGTTAACCCCTTCTGTACGAGGGTTAATGGGTGCTGGAACCGTTCATCATATTGCTTGGAGAGCAAAGGATGATGAGGAACTTCTAAGATGGCGGTTGCTACTGATAGATAAGGGTCTTTATCCAACAGAAGTTCGGGATCGAAATTATTTCAAAGCAATTTATTTCCATGAAGAAGGGGGAATCCTCTTTGAAATCGCAACAGATCCACCAGGATTTACAGTTGATGAGCCAATCAACGACCTTGGTGAAAAACTAATGTTACCTTCTTGGTTAGAGTCAAAAAGAGAAGAATTAGAAACAAGTTTACCGAATGTAGAAGCTCGTGTTCTGGAGGGAGATCAATCATGA
- the wrbA gene encoding NAD(P)H:quinone oxidoreductase, giving the protein MGFLSKIFGKLNNKEEQKMSNVKLAVIYYSMGGTNYQLSRWAEEGAKEAGAEVRVLKVPELAPQSAIEGNPIWKATVEKTKDVPEVKLDDLEWADAIIFSVPTRFGNMPSQMKQFLDTTGGLWFNGKLVNKVVSAMTSAQNPHGGQEATILSLYTTMYHWGAIVAAPGYTDPVTFGAGGNPYGTSVTVGQDGKMIEDVEAAVKHQAKRTVTVAEWVKKANQ; this is encoded by the coding sequence ATGGGCTTTCTATCCAAAATTTTTGGAAAATTAAATAATAAGGAGGAACAAAAAATGTCAAATGTAAAATTAGCAGTTATTTATTACAGTATGGGTGGAACAAACTATCAATTATCTAGATGGGCTGAAGAGGGGGCAAAAGAAGCCGGTGCTGAAGTAAGAGTTTTAAAAGTGCCAGAACTAGCCCCGCAATCAGCTATAGAAGGAAACCCTATTTGGAAGGCAACAGTTGAAAAGACAAAAGATGTTCCAGAAGTGAAATTAGATGATCTGGAATGGGCAGATGCTATTATCTTCAGTGTTCCAACTCGTTTTGGTAATATGCCATCTCAAATGAAACAATTCCTAGATACAACAGGTGGGTTATGGTTTAACGGAAAGTTAGTTAATAAAGTAGTAAGTGCGATGACTTCTGCTCAGAATCCACATGGTGGACAAGAAGCAACAATATTATCACTATATACAACAATGTATCATTGGGGAGCAATTGTGGCAGCTCCAGGATATACCGACCCTGTAACATTTGGTGCGGGTGGTAACCCTTATGGAACAAGTGTAACTGTTGGTCAAGACGGAAAAATGATTGAAGATGTAGAAGCGGCAGTTAAACATCAAGCAAAACGTACTGTTACAGTTGCAGAGTGGGTTAAAAAAGCAAATCAATAA
- a CDS encoding SMI1/KNR4 family protein, translating into MADFEFINELENKLYKVPNDDILKAEQRMGISLPSDLKQLYLEVGYGFIEGLSANSINRILGPGAVADIRLREGVFEFDPDLDELFDDEDKLIFF; encoded by the coding sequence ATGGCTGATTTTGAATTTATAAATGAACTAGAAAATAAACTTTATAAGGTACCTAATGATGATATATTAAAAGCTGAACAAAGAATGGGCATCAGCCTTCCAAGTGATTTAAAACAGTTATATTTAGAAGTTGGTTATGGTTTTATTGAAGGTCTAAGTGCTAATTCAATTAATAGAATATTGGGACCAGGGGCTGTAGCAGATATTAGATTAAGAGAAGGTGTTTTTGAATTTGATCCAGATTTAGATGAACTTTTTGATGATGAAGATAAACTTATTTTTTTTTGA
- a CDS encoding ring-cleaving dioxygenase, whose protein sequence is MSKKTMGIHHITAIVGHPQENVDFYAGVLGLRLVKQTVNFDDPGTYHLYFGDEGGKPGTIITFFPWANAYQGKIGDGQVGVTSYVVPKGAMAFWEQRLEKFNIPFTKIERFGEEYLEFDDPHGLHLEIVEREVGDRNTWTFGGVDPEVAIKGFGGATLLSTQPNKTAELLEKVMGLELIAKEGDFIRFRSTAEIGNIIDLKSTPMGRGQMGVGTVHHIAWRAIDDQDQLDWQKYVAENGYGVTPVQDRNYFNAIYFREHGEILFEIATDPPGFAHDESQETMGEKLMLPDQYEQYRGQIERQLLPFKVRELD, encoded by the coding sequence ATGAGTAAAAAGACAATGGGTATTCACCATATTACAGCTATTGTAGGTCATCCGCAGGAAAATGTAGATTTTTATGCTGGAGTTTTGGGTTTGCGTTTAGTAAAACAAACAGTAAATTTTGACGATCCAGGTACGTATCATTTGTATTTTGGCGATGAAGGTGGAAAACCAGGAACAATCATCACTTTCTTTCCTTGGGCAAATGCCTATCAAGGAAAAATTGGAGATGGGCAAGTAGGGGTAACTTCTTATGTTGTGCCTAAAGGTGCTATGGCCTTCTGGGAACAAAGATTAGAAAAGTTTAATATTCCTTTCACTAAAATAGAACGTTTCGGTGAAGAGTATTTGGAATTTGATGATCCACATGGACTTCATTTGGAAATTGTTGAACGAGAAGTAGGAGATCGTAATACTTGGACATTTGGAGGGGTAGACCCGGAAGTAGCTATTAAAGGCTTCGGGGGTGCAACATTATTATCTACTCAGCCAAACAAAACAGCAGAATTGTTAGAAAAGGTAATGGGACTTGAATTGATTGCAAAAGAAGGGGACTTTATTCGTTTCCGTTCAACAGCTGAAATCGGAAATATCATTGACCTAAAATCCACTCCTATGGGTAGAGGGCAGATGGGTGTGGGAACAGTGCATCACATTGCTTGGAGAGCGATTGATGATCAAGATCAATTAGATTGGCAAAAGTATGTGGCCGAGAATGGATATGGTGTGACACCAGTTCAAGATAGAAATTATTTTAATGCGATTTACTTTAGAGAACATGGGGAAATTCTTTTTGAAATTGCAACGGACCCTCCAGGTTTTGCACATGATGAATCACAAGAGACAATGGGAGAAAAATTAATGTTACCAGATCAGTATGAACAATATAGAGGGCAAATTGAACGACAATTGCTACCTTTTAAAGTTAGAGAGTTGGACTAA
- a CDS encoding manganese catalase family protein, giving the protein MFKRINKLAIELPIPAHGDMNAAAAVQELLGGKFGEMSTLNNYMFQSFNFRNKKKLKPFYELVASITAEEFGHVELVSNTINLLSVGNTFPGDPDITPLQNGKDARNTHHFISTAQTSIPGDSMGRPWTGDNVFNSGNLVLDLTHNFFLEVGARTHKMRVYEMTDNPVARTMIGYLLVRGGTHILAYAKAIEIATGVDLTKMLPVPNLDNSKFDYSRPFIEKGLSNVLYTWSETEYRDIGMIWKGTNPENGQPLEVKIGTPEGGPIPDLEELPEEFAPGITRDDYEIIKKRLMENL; this is encoded by the coding sequence ATGTTTAAAAGAATAAATAAATTGGCAATTGAACTTCCTATACCCGCTCACGGCGATATGAATGCTGCAGCAGCAGTACAAGAGCTCCTGGGTGGCAAGTTTGGGGAGATGTCAACCTTAAATAATTATATGTTTCAGTCTTTTAACTTCAGAAATAAGAAAAAGCTAAAGCCATTCTATGAGTTAGTGGCAAGCATTACAGCGGAAGAATTTGGTCATGTAGAACTCGTTTCTAATACAATTAATTTGTTATCGGTAGGTAATACATTCCCAGGGGATCCGGATATTACTCCACTTCAAAATGGGAAGGATGCAAGAAACACCCACCATTTTATTTCTACAGCTCAAACCTCTATACCAGGTGATTCAATGGGAAGACCGTGGACTGGTGATAATGTTTTTAATAGTGGTAATCTGGTTTTAGATTTAACACATAACTTTTTTCTAGAGGTTGGTGCACGTACACATAAGATGAGAGTGTATGAGATGACTGATAACCCCGTTGCAAGAACTATGATTGGGTATTTACTTGTACGTGGAGGAACACATATCCTCGCCTATGCGAAAGCAATCGAAATTGCTACAGGGGTAGATTTGACAAAAATGCTTCCAGTTCCAAATCTCGATAACTCAAAATTTGATTATTCCAGACCATTCATAGAAAAAGGCCTAAGCAATGTGCTATACACATGGAGTGAAACAGAATACAGGGATATCGGAATGATTTGGAAAGGAACAAATCCGGAAAATGGGCAACCGCTTGAAGTGAAAATTGGTACTCCTGAAGGCGGACCAATTCCAGATTTAGAAGAATTACCCGAAGAGTTTGCTCCTGGTATTACTAGGGACGATTATGAAATAATCAAAAAACGTCTTATGGAAAATTTATAA
- a CDS encoding M14 family zinc carboxypeptidase, giving the protein MKKKSLWKVLSSAALAASILVPQVSFAEGAKPVTEENISISGFVDYEELKKKLSQLEKSSNGLVQVESAGKTNQGRDIFTARVGHGDKVVLVQSEIHGNEKTGTVALLNILQYLGSSQSADAKRIREELTIVAIPMMNADGSELDRRGNVMTWEEVQEQFPQLHNALPTWNYYTRTLQGDDYAAAPGFDVNRDFNPDLNYVPKAEDFPGNSSTPGWYITPESQTVRDVYKGLQEEFGNVEVFLDLHHQNFYKIEGTDEDVTMSISADFIPDPNSPEGSKYNQYAENYRFDFSRQLNVALYDALQEKGNSVFTNISLYDQDLDLPGTALGSFALNGSGVVLFEVKGQTQNYGQKMKGQLVKTVETGVMGIINGVADGSVYDLNPEEYNEIPNRVSIR; this is encoded by the coding sequence ATGAAGAAAAAATCATTATGGAAAGTACTTAGTTCAGCAGCATTGGCAGCATCAATACTCGTACCTCAAGTTAGTTTTGCTGAGGGAGCAAAGCCTGTGACAGAGGAAAATATATCTATTAGCGGCTTTGTAGATTATGAAGAATTGAAGAAAAAGCTGAGCCAGCTTGAAAAGTCATCGAATGGCCTGGTTCAGGTTGAGTCTGCAGGTAAAACAAATCAGGGAAGAGATATCTTTACAGCAAGAGTGGGCCATGGGGATAAAGTAGTCCTGGTACAGAGTGAAATTCATGGGAATGAAAAAACCGGTACTGTCGCACTGCTGAATATTCTCCAATATTTAGGTTCAAGTCAATCAGCAGATGCGAAAAGGATTAGGGAAGAACTGACGATTGTAGCGATTCCAATGATGAATGCAGATGGTTCCGAATTGGACAGGCGTGGTAATGTGATGACCTGGGAAGAAGTTCAGGAGCAGTTCCCTCAATTACATAATGCACTGCCAACCTGGAATTATTACACACGCACCCTGCAGGGGGATGACTATGCAGCAGCTCCAGGCTTTGATGTAAACCGTGACTTTAACCCTGACTTGAACTATGTTCCGAAAGCTGAGGACTTCCCGGGCAATTCAAGCACTCCAGGCTGGTATATTACGCCTGAATCCCAAACCGTCCGGGATGTATATAAAGGTCTGCAAGAGGAGTTTGGGAATGTAGAAGTCTTTTTAGACCTTCATCACCAAAATTTCTATAAGATCGAAGGAACGGATGAAGACGTTACAATGTCCATCTCAGCAGATTTTATTCCGGATCCAAATTCACCAGAGGGATCAAAATATAATCAATATGCGGAGAATTACCGCTTTGATTTCTCCCGGCAGTTAAATGTGGCACTATATGATGCACTTCAGGAAAAAGGCAATTCAGTGTTCACCAATATTTCTTTATATGACCAGGATTTAGACTTGCCTGGAACTGCATTGGGTTCCTTTGCCTTGAACGGAAGCGGGGTAGTCCTGTTTGAGGTAAAAGGGCAGACACAGAACTATGGCCAAAAGATGAAAGGCCAGCTGGTTAAGACTGTAGAAACTGGTGTTATGGGAATCATTAATGGTGTTGCGGATGGCAGTGTTTATGATTTGAATCCGGAAGAATATAATGAAATCCCTAATAGGGTGTCAATTCGATAA
- a CDS encoding DUF4317 domain-containing protein → MNKKDIAQIRKQFKLNNDLLKISDIFNVYIMKESSEIYHYESQPFEMLDQDQQELFMDNFKKMLGGQLDEKLFELKFQRDAENSSQLILHQGLLTNDAEGWTEQMLQIVGKMLGIRQYEKDIVVTFIRGEYLKPMKRRNPEAEESERDAVYSHPFILCSINNTQEPKKELLFDYVEREFKYHFTVDPIINLKAPISGFLFPCFTDHAADVNHVLYSAGKVHEPDHQFIEDVLNGEETMTAQDDKIVFEEIIKDVTGDQLSTSTLSSVYEEINRMIVENEEDEPPKLDYKDVEHVLKVSGIEDIDSEKVQSAYQKIIDDDKYEIKASSVLPKYNSKSIKISTKAANISICPQDLRYVKQVHFDGKRYLMIEVEEDTVIEGFTMIPEAFGGGQDKE, encoded by the coding sequence GTGAACAAAAAAGACATTGCACAGATTCGGAAACAATTTAAATTAAACAATGACTTACTAAAGATCTCAGATATATTTAACGTCTACATTATGAAGGAATCAAGCGAGATATATCATTATGAAAGCCAGCCTTTTGAAATGCTGGATCAGGATCAGCAGGAGCTGTTTATGGACAACTTCAAAAAGATGCTTGGCGGCCAATTGGATGAAAAGCTCTTTGAGTTAAAGTTTCAGAGAGATGCGGAAAACAGCAGTCAGCTCATCCTTCATCAAGGATTGTTGACTAATGATGCTGAAGGATGGACGGAACAAATGCTTCAAATTGTCGGCAAAATGCTGGGAATTCGGCAATATGAAAAGGATATTGTCGTTACGTTCATTCGCGGAGAGTATCTTAAGCCCATGAAGCGCCGCAATCCAGAGGCCGAGGAAAGTGAACGGGATGCTGTTTATTCTCATCCCTTTATTCTCTGCAGCATCAATAACACGCAGGAACCGAAGAAAGAACTGCTTTTTGACTATGTCGAAAGGGAATTTAAATATCATTTTACCGTTGATCCGATTATCAATCTCAAGGCTCCCATTTCAGGGTTCCTATTCCCTTGCTTCACTGATCACGCGGCTGATGTCAATCATGTCCTGTATTCAGCGGGCAAGGTCCATGAGCCTGACCACCAGTTCATTGAGGACGTTTTAAACGGGGAAGAAACAATGACGGCGCAGGATGATAAAATCGTTTTTGAAGAAATTATTAAAGACGTAACAGGAGATCAGCTTAGCACCTCAACACTTTCCAGCGTATATGAAGAGATAAACCGGATGATCGTGGAAAACGAAGAGGATGAACCGCCTAAGCTGGATTACAAAGACGTAGAACATGTCTTAAAGGTGAGCGGTATCGAAGACATTGATTCTGAAAAGGTCCAATCCGCTTATCAAAAGATCATTGATGATGACAAATATGAAATAAAGGCAAGCAGCGTCCTGCCTAAGTATAATTCAAAATCAATCAAAATCAGCACAAAGGCAGCCAACATATCCATCTGCCCGCAGGATTTGAGATATGTAAAACAAGTCCATTTTGACGGCAAGCGTTACCTGATGATCGAAGTGGAAGAAGATACCGTGATTGAAGGCTTCACGATGATTCCGGAAGCTTTTGGCGGGGGTCAGGATAAAGAATAA
- a CDS encoding YwqI/YxiC family protein: MDTEIKLRISDIELALSKLQSSANGLQPTLLSTIGENNVLDFINKLNALNRQLQQGTEAYKSILLKNEETTRLSVQFLDESDRLLSRGIHAVKK, from the coding sequence ATGGATACTGAGATTAAGCTAAGGATAAGCGATATAGAACTGGCACTTTCTAAACTTCAATCCTCCGCTAACGGGCTTCAGCCAACCCTTCTATCCACTATTGGGGAGAATAATGTCCTTGATTTCATCAATAAGCTGAACGCTTTAAATAGGCAGCTTCAACAGGGGACAGAAGCCTATAAATCTATATTGCTCAAAAATGAAGAAACAACGCGGCTATCCGTACAATTCTTAGATGAATCGGATCGGCTGCTTTCCAGGGGTATACATGCGGTTAAAAAATAA
- a CDS encoding PAS domain S-box protein, with protein MNNYMKEISNIGYEAFELVWENTIDAIFILGQDGSIIHANPTFTEILGWHQNGLVLHN; from the coding sequence ATGAATAATTATATGAAGGAAATTTCAAATATTGGTTATGAGGCTTTTGAACTTGTTTGGGAAAATACCATTGATGCTATCTTTATCTTAGGACAAGATGGGTCCATTATTCATGCTAATCCAACATTTACTGAAATACTTGGTTGGCATCAAAATGGACTTGTCTTACATAACTGA
- a CDS encoding DoxX family protein has protein sequence MLLKNEIGALILRITLGTIFFIHGLVKFQGGIENIVGWFESIGLPGFMAYGVALFEMLGGIALIIGLATRLVSVLIALLMIGATIKVKLSVGLLGNGQMAGYELDFAFLAIAVYLAINGSKVLSVSRLIFREESHGLKRVA, from the coding sequence GTGTTATTAAAAAATGAAATTGGAGCACTTATATTACGAATTACACTAGGGACGATATTTTTTATACATGGGTTAGTAAAGTTCCAAGGCGGAATTGAAAATATTGTCGGTTGGTTTGAAAGTATTGGCTTACCAGGTTTTATGGCATACGGTGTAGCATTGTTTGAAATGTTAGGTGGAATCGCACTAATCATTGGATTGGCCACAAGGCTTGTTTCCGTATTGATTGCTCTTTTAATGATTGGAGCGACAATAAAAGTAAAACTTTCAGTTGGATTATTAGGGAATGGTCAAATGGCAGGATATGAATTAGATTTTGCATTTTTAGCAATTGCTGTTTATCTTGCAATCAATGGAAGCAAGGTATTATCAGTTAGTCGGTTGATTTTTCGAGAGGAATCACATGGGCTAAAACGAGTAGCTTAG
- a CDS encoding DoxX family protein → MMDFGLLIIRIVIGVLFIGHGAQKLFGWFGGYGLKGTGGWFESIGMKPGVALALFAGLAELLGGILFTLGLSTPLAAIFIAGTMAMAIIKVHAPNGLWATANGYEYNLTLLTVAIGVALIGPGQYAFDAFLF, encoded by the coding sequence ATGATGGATTTTGGTTTATTAATAATTCGTATAGTTATTGGAGTTTTATTTATTGGTCACGGTGCTCAAAAATTGTTTGGATGGTTCGGTGGTTATGGACTAAAAGGCACTGGAGGATGGTTTGAATCAATCGGGATGAAACCTGGAGTAGCCTTGGCTCTTTTTGCAGGCTTAGCTGAACTGCTTGGGGGTATCTTATTTACATTAGGGCTCTCTACTCCACTTGCAGCCATTTTTATCGCGGGAACAATGGCAATGGCTATTATTAAAGTGCATGCTCCAAATGGATTATGGGCAACGGCAAATGGATATGAATATAACCTTACATTACTAACAGTTGCCATAGGTGTAGCGTTAATCGGTCCTGGTCAATATGCGTTCGATGCTTTTTTATTCTAA
- a CDS encoding MarR family winged helix-turn-helix transcriptional regulator: MENICTNQPFMILMQTSKAIQDQIREDMAKNNLTITEFSVLEVLFHKGKQTIQQLANSVLISSGSMTYVIDKLEQKALLQRNACPDDRRVIHVTLTDDGMDVMNKIMPEHEAFVEFTFDALNSNEAKNLVQLLKKVRKRVEN, encoded by the coding sequence ATGGAGAATATATGCACAAACCAACCTTTTATGATTCTAATGCAAACTTCTAAGGCTATCCAAGACCAAATAAGGGAAGATATGGCTAAAAACAATTTAACCATTACGGAATTTTCGGTTCTGGAGGTGTTATTCCATAAAGGGAAACAAACGATACAGCAGCTGGCTAATAGTGTCCTTATTTCAAGTGGATCTATGACGTATGTGATAGATAAATTGGAACAGAAAGCTCTGTTACAGAGAAATGCATGTCCTGACGACCGCAGAGTTATACATGTCACGTTGACAGATGATGGAATGGATGTAATGAACAAAATTATGCCGGAACATGAGGCGTTTGTGGAATTTACTTTTGATGCATTAAATAGTAATGAAGCAAAAAACTTAGTTCAACTATTGAAGAAAGTAAGAAAAAGGGTTGAGAATTAA